Proteins co-encoded in one Daphnia carinata strain CSIRO-1 chromosome 3, CSIRO_AGI_Dcar_HiC_V3, whole genome shotgun sequence genomic window:
- the LOC130693732 gene encoding uncharacterized protein LOC130693732, which produces MEQQNGKGNSILTLATRQCLFRLLSFLDKRLPEYCGIHSFVCAALVSSDPSYFVYFRKKQPSTTSAEDNDYSLIVTARAETCTEPKRQISMKCWTLTAWADDDDMLAEAYEAVDVIDWKADAAIIHSKHHTPHPLITNFFASKHGSENENRACYPADQYFIPLQVALNLQISEMNGVYVKSLEPCHAQLVYDHWGYNAHTRVEYIRQEIELLPSAGVFLKENDELVSWMTCHPPNGMSRLHTLEEHRRRGYASLVTQYLSKRVAQSAVVPCVNIVLGNTASFKFFDSMGFKHLRSININYSLA; this is translated from the exons ATGGAGCAGCAGAACGGAAAAGGCAACAGCATTTTAACGTTAGCAACGAGGCAGTGCTTGTTTCGTTTATTGTCTTTTCTTGACAAACGATTGCCCGAATACTGTGGT ATTCATTCGTTTGTGTGTGCGGCGCTCGTTTCATCGGATCCATcgtattttgtttatttccgCAAAAAACAGCCATCGACTACATCAGCAGAAGATAATGATTACTCACTCATCGTTACTGCTCGCGCCGAAACTTGCACCGAGCCTAAACGTCAAATTAGTATG aaatgctGGACTTTGACTGCATGGGCTGATGATGACGACATGTTAGCTGAAGCTTATGAAGCTGTTGATGTAATAGACTGGAAAGCGGATGCAGCTATCATACACAGTAAACATCACACGCCACATCCGCTGATCACGAATTTTTTTGCTAGCAAACACGGAtcggaaaatgaaaacagggCTTGCTACCCAGCCGATCAATATTTTATACCCCTACAGGTTGCTTTAAATCTCCAAATCAG TGAAATGAATGGCGTTTACGTTAAAAGTCTGGAACCTTGTCACGCACAATTAGTTTATGATCACTGGGGCTACAACGCACACACAAGGGTGGAATATATTCGCCAAGAAATTGAACTACTACCGTCTGCTGGTGTCTTTTTGAAGGAAAACGACGAGCTTGTGTCGTGGATGACGTGCCATCCACCCAACGGAATGAGCCGACTCCACACGTTGGAGGAACATCGCCGACGAGGATACGCATCACTGGTGACACAATACCTAAGCAAACGAGTAGCGCAGTCTGCAGTTGTTCCATGTGTCAACATAGTCCTCGGTAACACTGCCTCGTTCAAGTTCTTCGACAGCATGGGATTCAAACATCTCCGTTCTATCAATATCAATTATAGTTTGGCGTAG